CACTAGAATACAAAGCGACCGCTTTTAGTTTTACCccatttgatcattttcttctaTAATTTTCACATTTTACGCGAACTCACCAACATTACCTTTtaccttttctttttaaaaagttcaCCATCATCCACTCTAATATTAAGTCTGTTATATTTCGTTATTCTAAAAGAAAACAGTTAGTgtgatttttcaaaatatatatcacaaaaatagtggAGGGAAAAGAAAATCTTTAGTCATTTTCAAAAAGGATTAGTTGAGAGTACGTATAGTAGAGATATAGATAGCAAGCTGTTGAAGGTGGAAGCAGGAGCACACCCAATAACTAGCGATCCCACATGATTATACGTGTCATTCTTCTATTTATTTCATTAccaattttttcttattaatgtTGGTGAAAAGCTATTGAATAAATTGATGTTTTGGGACCGCTAAGTATCAAGCCTCAATCCAGtgtatatgttttcttaataactCTTTAAGTCTTCTCACCGTTCATTTTTATACTACAATCTTATTGAGATTTTGGAAAATAAATGTACTTTGAGTCTAGTGTTGTTGGATTTTTCATATGTATACCGCCACTTCTAAAGATAAGTCGTTCAAGTAGAAAGTCTTACGAAACTACGCATAACTAAATTACAAAGGAGTTCCAAGAATATTGGTTAATACAAACAAAATACGTTTCAGCAAAAATTAGGCAACCTACAAAATCACGTGGTGTATTTCACATTTTCACTAATTACTTAAGTAGGAGTACGACCTGCAAGTCACCGGTGAGTATGAGAAATATagtttttactctaaaattatACATCAAGTGCTATACATTTAGTGTACTTCAACCTAAGTTAAggagaagaaaataagaaacataCTATTTTTCCTGTGTTTTTGGAGTCACTTAACAAAATCTTCATAAGCAGAAACTATACTCTAGAATCTAGAGGTTAAGAGTAGAAGACCCGTACATTGATAACCAATCAATGCGCGCTATTATGGACTTTTATAAAAAAGACTGATATTGGAATATAAGAGCATGTAGAAAAAACCATAGAAGAAATTAGTTATGCCAAAGTCAAGCAACCGTTGAAACTTGAAAGCGTGGAAAGAATTTAAGAGCCACCGTAATGTGGAAACAGTACGTTTCATCAACAAAAAATATGGCGTCATTTATGATGTCAGCCGGGTCACCTCACTTTGTCTATAATTCTATATATACCACATATCTACCAAAAAGCACTTCACCCTCAAAACAATTGATAATGCTTGATATGGAGAGTAAGTGTGACGCTTCTGCCGCTATCATCTCTGCTTCTCCAacctcttctcctcctccaccacaGCTTTCACCACGTTTGGTGCTTAGCCCATGCGCTGCTTGCAAAATCTTGAGGCGGCGTTGCGGAGATAAATGCGTTTTGGCTCCCTACTTCCCTCCAACGGAGCCAGCCAAGTTCACTATCGCCCACCGTGTGTTTGGAGCCAGCAACATCATTAAGCTCTTGCAGGTAGCTAACTATGTACTGgtgtaataattatattatcttcTAGTACTAAAACTTTACATGTGAATCTATTATTTTAATAGACTTATGAACCTAGTGAAATGTTTGTTCTGAAAAATGGATTCATTTGTCATGTGATAATCATCAGATCTTACTTGTTCTGTACAAAGCACACATATTCAACACATCtaacttttttttccttttaataaaaaaaaaagaaaatataaccaTTTTCCACTATTATACATATCAAAATGATTTATTTGTCTTTGTCAATATTTTCGTTTTCATGCACATTTGAAAAAGTCTTGTATAATAATAGTCTCTACTCCTCTTGGTCAAATACACAAAGTACTAGCTTATCTATTTTTATCATTCTCTTCATAGCTTAGCTAGGCTTAATCACTTTCTtctctattatataattatttatgacATGTTTTTCTCAGGAACTTCCCGAATCACAAAGAACTGATGCGGTGAACAGTATGGTGTACGAAGCTGGAGCTAGAATCAGAGACCCAATATATGGATGTGCGGGTGTCATATACAatctacaaagacaagtgaGTGAACTCCAAGCACAGCTAGCAAAAGCTCAAGTGGAGATAGTGAGTATGCAGTTACAAAGATCAAATCTACTAGAATTGATTCACAACATGGACCAACCAAACGAAGAGCTACACAATATGTCCTTTGATAGTTTCTTTGGAAATTGTGATGAGTTCATTAGCAGCCCGGACGAAGAGAGCAATGATTTTGGATTACCTGAAGACATCAAGTACACCAACACCATTCCATCAACGTTGTGGTGTGATCCTCTTTGGATATgatattaactatatatatagtatgattTTGACTATACTTCACTTCAAAGCCCTTTAGTTAAGTTACTCATGGTTAGTTATAGCAAACTTAGCATACATATTGTTAGAGACACTATGTATGTAAACAATGTAATAAATTATATGGTGAATTTATCGGAAATTTTAATATCTCAGAGGTtgtgtacaattttttttttttttggacaaaggTTGTGTACAATTATTTCCTAATAATTAGGGAAAAAATCAATCAATTAGAAATCAATCAGTTAATATGTACTGGAGTATTAAAAAGAGAGTGACAATCAATCGTTCACAATTCAGTTTGAAACATGGTGGTTTTAGACTAATATGAAGATTATCTTCCTTGAGATTCAAttattccaaaaacaaatatggagcttatatatgaaaaatctttGGTCATCCATACAAGATAGATTTGCGTTAGTTTACTTTGGATCCTTACTAGTGtatcatttttctatatttgttttgctagttctcattatttagaaatttttgcCGAAAAGCTTAGTAATACAAtcgacaaaataaataaataaatatatctaaACTTATGGGCCgacttttaaaagttaaaattccaATTTTCTTCCGATGTTCTCCACCCAAATACTATACTTCTCTTCGGATCCAATAGTAACGAAACTGGGCCCTTTAAGCCCATTTATTAGTGGGACCATCTTTGTTACGGTGCTCTTTTCCGCACCATAACACTTTATACAGGCTCCGATTATAAAAATTCACCGCGCTTCGCGTCTCCTCCCGGAACCTCCCCTCCGAT
This region of Brassica napus cultivar Da-Ae chromosome C5, Da-Ae, whole genome shotgun sequence genomic DNA includes:
- the LOC125587427 gene encoding LOB domain-containing protein 1-like is translated as MASFMMSAGSPHFVYNSIYTTYLPKSTSPSKQLIMLDMESKCDASAAIISASPTSSPPPPQLSPRLVLSPCAACKILRRRCGDKCVLAPYFPPTEPAKFTIAHRVFGASNIIKLLQELPESQRTDAVNSMVYEAGARIRDPIYGCAGVIYNLQRQVSELQAQLAKAQVEIVSMQLQRSNLLELIHNMDQPNEELHNMSFDSFFGNCDEFISSPDEESNDFGLPEDIKYTNTIPSTLWCDPLWI